From Mycolicibacterium cosmeticum, a single genomic window includes:
- a CDS encoding O-antigen ligase family protein, with product MNLGAISRRDVLIGAVIIVLAAGVGAAAAVGGKIAILGVAALLALAVGVYIGLRHPLWLYWGMAIAIGALPFGYFPGVHVPLYLPFAAGALLAAWVHPTATKRWPTLAKAVLILVIVSGIAMVCTYTSIVNVMDYTKWAIATSAFFALLALPAEHLAKFGRIFVYAATFNAAFGIASVAIGSNQMLLQPFRLFGYAVANTERFYFTGGVSNLPRTDRFAVGMGSQSFTRLGGLWLDPNAAGIGLVIAFVIAMILLVGWQRAVAVTILGLAIALTLSRSAIVTTLVGVALVFLFHKMRSRDRQLLVGALIVAFTTAMLVPSVRTRLLGTLGSNDAGATDRMDSIREFPGRMSGHWLFGWGWSQREFKDGAYAFIQNFVSNAPLIAIHRAGIFVGIAFIAMVIIGCVIGFRLLRANSLPRALYGGVFIGFSVVALNLDHPVVVIPQIVFLYTIFLTFLAYADELRQTAQVVETAPGAARIPATAAPARAPG from the coding sequence ATGAATCTGGGCGCGATATCCCGGCGCGATGTGCTCATCGGCGCCGTAATCATTGTGTTGGCCGCCGGCGTCGGCGCCGCCGCCGCGGTCGGCGGGAAAATCGCGATCTTGGGCGTCGCCGCGCTGCTGGCGCTCGCCGTCGGTGTGTACATCGGGCTGCGTCATCCGCTGTGGCTGTACTGGGGCATGGCGATTGCCATCGGCGCGCTGCCGTTCGGCTACTTCCCCGGTGTGCACGTGCCGCTGTACCTTCCGTTCGCCGCCGGGGCTTTGCTCGCCGCGTGGGTGCACCCGACCGCGACCAAGCGGTGGCCGACGCTGGCCAAGGCGGTGCTGATTCTGGTCATCGTCTCCGGCATCGCGATGGTGTGCACCTACACCTCGATCGTGAATGTCATGGACTACACGAAATGGGCCATCGCGACATCCGCGTTCTTCGCCCTGCTCGCGCTGCCCGCCGAACATCTCGCCAAATTCGGCCGCATCTTCGTCTACGCGGCGACATTCAATGCCGCATTCGGTATCGCGTCGGTGGCAATTGGCTCCAATCAGATGCTGCTGCAGCCATTTCGGCTGTTCGGCTATGCGGTGGCCAACACCGAGCGGTTCTATTTCACCGGCGGTGTCTCGAATCTGCCGCGCACGGACCGGTTCGCCGTGGGTATGGGCAGCCAGAGCTTCACCCGCCTCGGCGGCCTGTGGCTGGATCCCAACGCCGCCGGAATCGGCCTGGTGATCGCCTTCGTCATCGCGATGATCCTGCTGGTGGGCTGGCAGCGGGCCGTCGCGGTGACCATCCTCGGCCTGGCCATCGCCCTGACCCTGAGCCGGTCGGCGATCGTCACCACCCTGGTGGGCGTGGCCCTGGTGTTCCTGTTCCACAAGATGCGCTCGCGGGATCGCCAGTTGCTGGTGGGTGCGCTCATCGTGGCGTTCACGACGGCCATGCTGGTGCCCTCGGTGCGCACCCGACTATTGGGCACTCTGGGCTCGAATGACGCCGGCGCCACCGACCGCATGGACTCGATCCGCGAATTCCCCGGCCGCATGAGCGGGCATTGGTTGTTCGGCTGGGGTTGGTCGCAGCGCGAATTCAAAGACGGCGCCTACGCATTTATCCAGAATTTCGTCTCCAATGCTCCGCTGATCGCCATCCACCGCGCCGGCATCTTTGTCGGCATCGCGTTCATCGCGATGGTGATCATCGGGTGCGTGATCGGATTCCGGCTGCTGCGAGCAAACTCGTTACCCCGCGCTCTGTATGGCGGTGTCTTTATCGGTTTCTCGGTCGTCGCGTTGAATCTGGATCACCCCGTGGTGGTCATCCCGCAGATCGTGTTCCTGTACACGATCTTCCTGACCTTCCTGGCGTACGCCGACGAACTCCGGCAAACGGCCCAGGTGGTCGAGACCGCGCCGGGCGCGGCGCGGATACCGGCCACCGCGGCCCCGGCCCGCGCTCCGGGTTAG